Below is a genomic region from Brassica rapa cultivar Chiifu-401-42 chromosome A08, CAAS_Brap_v3.01, whole genome shotgun sequence.
GGAGATCTCCAGCTCCCACCATGGCTCCACCTCGTAGAGGCAGAGCATACACGGTACGAGCGTAGAGCTGACGAGAAGCTCCTAGATCCGCTCGTCTGGTTAATAACCGACGCTGATGGAGCCGAAGATGAAGCCGCGGGAGCCGAGGCGAGGGAAGAGGAAGAAAGCCTTGTTAGAGTAGTGGAGGCAGAACGAACGCCGGCAGTGGCGCGTCGATACATGGCTGAAGATCAAAACAGTACTCGTCAAGGATCGATAAGAAGCTAGAAAACGGGACGTTtataggaagaagaagaagatcgtgGAAGGAACGAAGGAGAGAGAGCCTCTCTCAGACACACTCGCTAAATATACAATGCCTAGGCCACGTCAAGGGTTTCTCCTTTAACCGTTGGATGGACACAAGACTTGGAGAAAGGACGGATATGATTGCTAGTTGTACTTGTCAACGATTGCGTTATGTTTTTGAgatatgtaataaaatattcattCTTGCAAATTATAGAAAAGagttatcaatactattaaaactgaagggcCTTTTTTGAGGTGCCCTTGGAGTTTTAAAGTATTTACAGATTTCTGCCactgaaatatttttagtgtatgcttttaattaaatgttttatctttttccagaaataaaacaataagaaaataaaaatattgtgaaTCAGTTACAATAAGGAAtattcccaaaaaaaattcaattaaccaaatctttttgaaactattcaTATCGCAACCTACAatcccttttaatatatatactaccATCTAAGCTATTGTGTACCATCACGAAAATCTCAATATTATCATGTGGCATACAAAAATTGGCTACAGAGGTGAAGTTTGAATCAAAATGATGATTATCATTTTGGTAAAATTGGTTGATCTGAGTGGGATGTGGGTATGATGGGAAAGGCCGAAGGACATTGCTGTTCAAAGAAGATTGACAATATTTGTGGTGCTTTTTGAAGTCAGATTTGGTCTGCTAtctcttattttttcttttagaattGCTCAAGATTTGTGTAATGTTATTATAGAGAAACAAGATTTCGCTTTTGTTTTCTGGAAACTCCAAAATGTAACATTtgagttttttcttcttcttttttgctgACCTGAGTTTTTTGATGGATATGATATCAtcattttagttatataaatcACTCCTATACTATGGTTAATTTTAGATACATGATCCGTAGTCTCATAACTTTAAACAAGTGtgatatattaatcatattgtTTTGTTTCCATACTTTTTTAACAACTActgttttgtttcaaaaaaaacatcTGATTCTGTCATAAATATGGTTTCTTTTAACTTGGATTGCAGAGAGCAGCTGGACAATTCAGTAGTATGATCTCTATCTATTTGTACAATCTGATTTTAGGTGAAACAACTGGTTTTGTTAGTGTGGAGACGGATGGATTAATAGGGATGCTGTGGTTCTTTATCTGAAAAGAGGAGGGATTTGAACTAACTTTTCAGAAAAACTGGGAAACTTTTGCTATGGGGGATGAAGGATGGTTTTAAGAGGAAACTATGATTATAGAATACTACCGATACTTATCCCTTTTATGTATTTGGTTGCTATTATTTGACTGAGGTGATTAGATGGATATGTGATGTATGACGTTTATATATTTCTGCAGTGACAAGGATTATTTATCGTCTGGATCATTGGGGAGAAGTTTAGAAAACAGTAATGAGGATACCTGGTACCAAGATTTTGCTTTATGCATCAATTTGGAGATGGAGTTATAGGTGAATACACGGGATATTTACTCGAGATCAGGGTAGGTCTAAAGAAGTTTTGTATTATAAAAAGGAGTTTGGTTTCTCAAATATTATTGTGGTTTTTTCGGATTTTCAAGTTTTGGGAAATGTTTATGCGGGTTATGGATATTCAGCTTACTTCTcttaatttttacatttttaaattgtaaatttttacATGCATACACATTTGTATTATTTGTATTAACGATACTAAAATAAACAATATGTTTGTCATTGCTTATAAACCATATGTTACACCATCATGCTCCAACACTAACTTCAATATGTTTTCGATTTTTTCAAATTGACAtggtattatatatacataataaagcTTAATATGTTAATTAGTATTTCGGCAGTATTCAAAAGTATGAACTCCTAACATATATGATCATAACTCAATAAGCTCTACTTTACAGAACCTTAAACCCCaaatcatttaatttattttcctcctcatctattaaaaataatccAACAAActataaatatgataactatTACATAAAAGCcgatatattaaaaaaacaatatatttttgatactCAAATTTCTGATTATACCGATATCTTTATTAACTATGTAAAGCACAGTTTGCGTTATCATTATAGTTGCAAATCTTTTTTCAAatcaagaataaaaaataaaacaagaaaatcatAAGTTTTGTGACTTCAGTTCGCCAGTTCAGGCTCAACTCCTCGCTTTACGTTAGCGGACCTATGGCTCGGGCCGGGGCTCCGCGCTCTTTCTTTAACATTTATACGAATATACTAAATAACAAACTAGCGGCAAATCATTAGAGTTACAAATTTTCCACATATCAATaacaaaaaacaagaaaatcgaaagattaaagaaaacaataacTCCAGATCTTGCTCTTctttagatataaaatatattaataacattAAATTTTGAGAAAGTTTCCGAAATAGACATTTTTTAaggtttttgtcacaaaatagatTCTTAggagaaaatgaccaaaatgtttcatttaatagataaaagactcttaaaccctaaatatataaatacaaataattaaataactaaataaaaaataacaacaaataaaaaataaaaaaaatattttttatagttttaaattatttttttcaaattcaaactttcattttttatttgattttttaaatttttctatttttctcagattttattttttgaaattcaaaaattttttctaactatttttaaaatttttaatatttatttttattttataaaattttaaaactccaTCCCTTaactttaatgaaacattttggtcattttaatcCTTAGAAACTATATTTAtgacaaaatatttttcaagGCTATCCTAAGATAgttctcttaattttttatgtaaataatttGGATTTATTCACCATTTATTCagttaattaatttcaaaaaattacttATAATTAACTACGCATGCTTTAAACTAGATTCACTTTgggttttatgaaaatataaaaacatgacTCGAACCCAACATTACATGAACAATCCGAAAAAGTATGGTTTCTAAATGGGTCCGAAAACCCCAAGCCTAACAATTTGAAAACTTAAACTCGAACCGATATAAACCTAAAACTTGAACGCACATTACTATGAGATGTCAAAATAAATTACTTTCAATTATAGATGTcaaaactcaaatattaaagCTCAGACAAAACAAATTAGtctgttaaattaaaaaaaataatcaaaatgttatcccgcgctttcaaagcgcgggtcaaaatctagtttattatttaaaaagtatacAGCTAGAGACCAACGTGAGAACATTCGAATCATTGGCTTTTCGTCCAAAGCTGAAAGAATATTTTCCTTttccagaatttttttttataaagttatatgattgatgtatgaaacTGGCCGAAACCAACTACGATTTCTCCTCTGAATAGTAAAATTAGATTTCTCCCGGCTTCGAATAGCAACCATCATCCCGCTCCgccccgcagttaacagtaacaaaaatctctaaatatattatatatctatacatttttataacggTTAGAATCGTATTGCAGTTGAACCGTATGTCCTGCACCGTTCAAACCACAGTCAAAATTCGGAGCTATatgatatgaaaataaatacttTTTATTCAATCATGAATCATGATGATGTTCATTTGTCTAATAAATAAAAGTCAACGAGGAAAAGGTAGGGTGAATGATAGGCTATTCTTAAGCTATTAAGGACAAAGGCAATTTAAGTCTCAAGCACAATGCCAAGAGACAAGTCAGACAACCCCCCACCAAACAAAACAAGAGATGGCTTCTAATTTTTGACTCTTCTAAGTCCTCAATAACAACGTGAAAGGCCACACAATTTAGGGTCCTCACAAACTCTCTCTGAATCATATGTAAGATTCAAACCAATAGACTACACAACAAACAGATGATTGGACAAAACAGCCATGTTGGTTGTTATCTGCGTGAACATGAGATGTGTTTTAGGATGGTGGCTGCCAGGTTCCGGGTCTAAATGATGATCCAGACCCTGATGGTTCAGTTGTCCTGCATTATTCATAATCACCATTAGTTTGGGATTCAAGCGTACCAAACACAATACATTAAGCATTAGTTCATGTTCATAGAGAACAAATTCTTCTAGAGGTTTGTAAAAATCAGAAAGAAATTTTCAAATGTGTAGGTTAGTGTTCCGAGAAGCTTCTCAAAGGTCAGTAAACTCAGAGATCAATAAAGAAGAACGTAGATATATTGATTGTAGCAACGAATTAGAGAGGAACTGATTAGATCCAAGAGATATCTCACATCCTCTCCTCACTAATCTCACTCAAACACTCGATAACCCCTTTCCCAAACCCCAGTTTACTAAGGTTACTTTGCCACCTGTAGTCATTATCCCTTATCCATTTCAACCTTAAAATCCATCGCTTGTATCAGTTAGGTTTTAAAAGGTAGGCTTACTTTGGTTCGGGTGGTTCTGCAGTAACAATCTCTGGTTCATGTTCCTTGACCCTGTAAAAGCAATGTGGAGAACATTTTGGTTATGGTGGTCCTATGATCgattttgtgtgtttgtttccgtaaaaaatgaaaagaggaTTTAACACAAGAAATAATTTGCGCAGAGACACAATGGGTCATGGTTATTCACCTTGATTGATCTGCTTCTTCGCTAGCTTCCTCTGGTTTATCACCTTAAAACATTAAcaaacaaacagaaaaaaaaaagttaatctGACAGTCTTACTTCCACGAGTATATGgtagaaaaacaaattatttattattatatggaaAATAGCAAATGTAGAAACCTCTCCCAAGAATCAACAAATGACATAGAGTGAACAACTGTCATATCTAAGCTATCACAACCACAATGGACGTACAGGGAACACTTATCAGAACTTCATGACAATAACATACTTCACAAAGCAATGCACAAAGATGTTTCTCATTCAAGCTCACAAAGATACTATGATCATCGCTGCAATAGATACACACAGAAAAGCTGAATAAGAGTCAACAAATTCCCTCAGAACCGTTTCTTATCACGCAGATGGCCGTCACTCCAAAGACACTAAATTAAGATAGATTTATTTCTAATGCAACGAGAGTGAGTGCCTAACAACCTTTGTCAAACTATAAAACGGGAGCATACGAAACCTAATAAGGTAGTCTTCAGAACTCTAAGGTGACTCCTTTAGACAATTGGATACATAGAAAATGTAATACCTTTTGAATCCGGTGGAAAATGGCGTACAAAGCTTGACAAATCTGGACCCTCAACTTTACCTTTTATACAAAGAAAGAGAGCCAACATAAAGCGTCCACAtcataaatataataacaaattgAGCAAATAATGTAGGTACTAAATGTAAACTACCGATGCTAGTGATTTTGCGTCCAGTGCCTTCTCTGGCTTTCCTCTCCTCCTCTTCTCTCTTGAGACCTTGAAGGCAAAAGAGAAACAGTAAGCACTTGCGTAGAACTTGAAGCGACTTTAAATGGACAAAAGCACAAGAATTTCTTCACTTGCTACTACACAGAGACGCAAAAGAAACACTGGACTTTGTTCATTTCAGAACTTCTCTAGTTTCCAAAAACAAAGTCCCCAAAATCATAAACTTTAAGCAGCAAGAATCAACGTAATAACAATGTGGAAAACACCTACGAGCAACATTAAGCTTCACACGCTCACGCCTTGCTTCAAGCTCAGCCATTTCCTGGAGCATCAAGGCAAGATACTAGTAAGAATCTTGCATGTGAAGAACAACACTTTGTGCTGACCAGAAATTAAAAAGAAGAGTTTCATCTTACCTCTGGAGTTGGAGCTCGTTTTCTCTGACCATTCAGCCAACATATCCATTCAACTACAACAttgatcaaacaaaaaaatgtaaccATGAGTGGATGTCTGCCTACATATCCTGTAGATATCATTTGCTTTGCTTAGACAGGTAATGAAATGAAACAAACCAATTGTATACCAGGAACAGAGGTTGGGTCCTCTTCTCGTCTAAAGACAAcccatctcttctccttcacTGTAAAGTAGAAAGAATCCACATTAGAACATAAGTTACTACGCTAAAACGAATTAACAAGATGTGTAAGTTTCATTTAGGTATCAAAATAATTATCATCCCCTAGTGCTCTCATTACACGACCATCACACATATAGAGTGAATGAGAAACGCAATCATTTTCAGAGCTCCTACGAAAcctaaaattaagaaaaaaaaaaagaggatgaAAGGAACAATAACTCGCCCAAACCGTCGATCTCCTCCATTCTGGAGAAGTACTTGTTACCAGTCTTGTCTGCTCCGATGAAGCTCTTGCTTCTGAACAATCCGGCTACTTTCGCCCATAGCCTCGACATAGCTTAGCTTCTCTCCCGCCGATTGATTTCTTCTTTTGTCTGATCCCAAAAAACTTAACAGAACACGTCCGCAGATGTTCCCCGGTCGGGTCTGCTCCGCCTGGATCAAAAACTACGGGTTCGATCCGGATCCATCGATACTTCGTTTTATTGGGTTGGAATATAACATACGGCCCAGTTACGGATGTTTGATGGGATATTTgaagaaagagaaaagagaaaaagactacgatagcaccaaaccaagtttatgttcccaaagtagcacttaAAGtttaaagtcacaaaaatagttttcattaaagaggtaaatatatacttatatcccttaggttaattaatccaaaccttagggtttagagttaaggagcggagttttggaattagagtctaaaattttataaaaaaaaaatattaaaataaaaaatttaaaaacaattttaaaaagtatttttaaattataaaaagaaaatttgaaaaaaaaaaaaaaaaatcgaaaaaaaaatataaaaatttcgaatctgaaaacatataagagaaaaagactagaatagcactaaaccaagtttttgttcccaaagtagcactcaatgctcaaagtcacaaaaatagattttattaaagaggtaaatatacacttataccccttgggttaattaatccaaaccttagggtttagagttaaggggtggggttttggaattagtgtttaaaattttataaaaaataaatactaaaataaaaaataaaaatttttaaaacagtttcaaaaagtatttttaaattataaaaaaaaatttaaaaaaataaatgaaaaacaatttcgaaaaaaaaaaatttcaaaaaaaaattataaaaatttcgaatctgaaaacatataatctgaaactattaaaaaaaaaattcatttttttatttttattttattttattttatttatttttgtttgtttatttaattttaaaccaagggtattagagatattttaccctttaatgaatgtcatttttgtgactttctctttctagtgctatttttgagacataaactttaaaatgtgctattattgacaattgcccaacatataatctgaaactataaaaaaaaaatctttttttcatttttttaatttttattttatttatttttatttatttttgtttgtttatttaattttaaaccaagggtattagggatattttaccctttaatgaatgtcatttttgtgactttcaccttctagtgctatttttgatatataaacttcaaaaggtgctattattgacaattgcccaagagaaaaagactaaagatagcaccaaaccaagtttttgttctcaaagtagcactcaaggctcaaagtcacaaaataggtttcattaaagaggtaaatatacacttatacccttgggttaattattccaaaccttagggtttagagttaaggggtggggttttggaattagggtttaaaattttataaaaaataaatactaaaataaaaaataaaaattttaaaaacagtttcaaaaagtatttttaaattataaaaaaacaaatttgaaaaaaaaataaaaaagaaatttcgaaaaaaaaagatttcaaaaaaaaaattataaatatttcgaatctgaaatcatataatctgaaactataaaaaaaattatttttttcatttttttatttttattttatttatttttgtttgtttatttaattttaaaccaaggatattagggatattttaccctttaatgaatgtcatttttgtgactttctccttctagtgtcatttttgagacataaacttcaaaatgtgctattattgacaattgcccttgaAGAAATGTTACCGaaattttattgaattatatttattttatactaaaaatatatattttattttgaaatgttTTCTTTATCTCACAAtaagtaaaaacaaacaactatatataaatgaaaCTCTTGAAAGTAAGTCCATTCATTAAAATGAGATTATTTGCGTCTTCATAAAGTTTAAATCGTTTTTGTGTAGTAatcatcattttataataattttaatacaatttaacGAAATTTGaatgaaaaagagaaaaaaaattaagataattttttgttaaaaaaacagTTCTTAGCGAAGAAAatgactaaattttttttattaaaaagtaaaaaatatgttatatcCTAgattaactgatataaatttatgttttagagtttaatggtaaaattttaaggatataatttaaaaaaaaaaaaaatagaaaataaatattaaatttttcaaagtaaaaattattgtttttcttattaaaaagttatttttgtgacaaaatttTAATTGGATATCTTAAAGAATTGTCCATGAAAAAAAGGGAAAACAATAATATCTGTGAATATTGTTGGCTGCGACAAGAACTCCCGCTGCTTCGTACCCTTTTTGAAAACCCTAAAGGGACTCCAAAACTTCATTCTCTAATTTTTCCCACCTCTTCTCTAAAGTCTAAACCCAATCTTCCCGCCTCTCCTTCCTTCCTCTACAATAACAATAACCCTCACTTTCCCCCCTAATCTTCAATCAAAGCCCCTCACAAATCTCAAGATCCATGAAGGGACTCTCTACATCGCCTGTTCGAAGAAACGACGGCTTCCACCGCTACTTGAAGCCAGGCGCTCTCGCTCAGATCCGTAACACTAGGCTCAACACCAGATCCAACTCCTCCTTAGCTCTTTCCCTCCCCAGCAGAGTCGACCCGCCAGACGCGACGCCGACGACGATGGACCAGATGCCTGATCTCCTGAGCAAGATATACGGTGGTCCGTTTCGCATCGGTAGGAAGAAACTTGGTCCTGCTAGATCTGTGTTGAGGACGATGTTGGATTTAAACCCTCCTTCTCCGAACTCCACGCTTGAATCCACTAGTAATGGTAataacaacgttttaagtatcGTCGATGTTTTAGTTGCTCATTGAATGATGTAACCCTATTGTTTTTGTATCAATAATTACTTTTGTAAGTTAGTATTACGCTTGTGGAAAGATCTTCAATTCTCATCGAGACTTTGTTAATTGAATGTGTTGATTCATTATATGATTGCCCAATTTGGCTTTTAGATCATTAATTATGATCTTCAATTCTCATCCAGGACTTCGTTAAGTGATTGCCTACGATTGAATAAACTGATCATGAAAAGTAAAATTAGCCACACATAGTGCTTAGTGTAGCCACTGTACACAGTGTACTTTGTTTGACCGTCAAATTAACTCGTTTTCATCATCACATTAAAGCATTATTattgaggatgatgatgatatacTAATTATAATCTATAGATTCTGGCCATGACTTTGGGTCATAATATCTATTATGCAAGACAAAAGAAGAACCAATCTATGTGTAGTTTTTCAACCCGCACCTCTTGTGTCACTTTCTTCCTTTCTAATCTCAAGTCGGCAAGCTTTGCTTCTCTTGGCACtctataaatctcattttaTCAATTTATTTCTCTATGCTTCatctaataaaacaaaaagtacGCAGAGTCAGGCAGGTGAATATATATCAATGGAGAAGAACGATTAATGTGAAAAATTAGGGGTGGAGGTCTTTGAGAGATGGAGATATTCAAGGAGATGGTGTGTGGGATCTTCTTGATGGATATCATCGGCCCTCGTTTATGATCAGCAACTACACGACTAAAACCTCTTTCTCAGCACAACGTTTGCTTCCAAGGGAGCTTAGCCTAGAATGATTCCAGTGAGGCAGAGCATAGAGGGAATGGCATCTATGAGAGTTGCCAACACTCGGCTCGTGTCCATGAGTGGAAAGAAGACAATGAAAGATGATAACGTAATAGGTATGGTGAATGGCGATGACGATGAGAATGTATCGATCATTGTCGTACTTGGTTATGGAGGGAGTTGGAAGGAAACTTAAAGGAAGATACTTGAGAGCAAAGTTAGTAATGCAGTATTGAACAAAACTAGATTTTTTGTTAATAGATAGAGATTGTACATTATATGTATGAACCGAATGTTATGCATGTCTAGTTTGCTTTGATGTAGGTCATTTCTATTggcataataaaaaaaacaaaggttTATTGTTGTTGAACCGGATGATGTAATAAGAAGGGTTGTAAAGCTTTGACTTCACGTAAAGATTAACATTCATTGAATTACACGATTCCAACCATCGATGACAACGAGAGACTGACTCCAACTGCTACTGACAAAATCACAATAGATCTCTaactaatgaaaaaaaaaagtttatttcgAGGAATATACTAAATAATAAGAGGTGAGTTGTAAGGGGAAATGAAATCACTGATTGAGGATCATGTGCGGAACACGTGGTCAGTATTGATTCCATCTGTCGCTATTGTTCGACAGAACATGTGAATGTGAAATTCGAATTAAACTTTCGAATCAAACcttttaatatatgaataacAAAACCACACATTAATGTATAACAAATAATATGTTAATGATaatgtaaattattattattactgtGAAGAGAATATGTAATAATCACTGtaaattaatttgtttattgtttagagttttttttactATGTTTGTTGTTCAATTTATTTCGTCGGCTGGTCATGTCGGTAGCTTCATTTGTTTTATGCTATATCCAATCTAGTTGATATTATTAAAGTGAAAGCTTAACTAAAAAAGCTAATAATTATGAATAATTAAACCATCCCGACACATAAAAAGGTTGACAGTAATATGAATTTGATTCCATTAATCTTCGGGCTTCAAAGAACAAAGCCACGTCTTTTGCTTGtcgtcttctctctctctctcactaaTCTCTTTCTCTACATTCGTCTCCAATCTCTTTTCATAGGATCAATCAAACATCAAAAATCTAGTCTTTTCTTATCTCCGTCCCCGAGGAGACAAAAGGCTCGAGATCTACTGGATCTGATATCTGGAGGTTTCGTCGGTGTTGACTCGCCTCGTGAGATGGTCGTCTCTGGTTTAATACTTCTTTGAGGAGATTCTTTCTGGGGGGTTTGCTTAGAAGACACACACAAAGATGTCGATGAAGCATCATCATAGAGGAGGATTAGAGCTGTCTGCTTCAAAGAGTTTTGTCTCCAAGAAATTGACTTTCTTCCTCTGTATCGGTTTCTTCTGCGCGGGAACTCTCTTCTCCGACAGGTAATAACAGAACAATGCTCTGTTAATTAACTCACCAATATTAGTAACtcttctgttttgttttgttttgtttccgtGTTTGAATGATAAAGTTAGAATGATTCTAGTTTCCTTCTCTGTACTCTCTATTTGGTAAAGTTAAAAGACTTTAATAGTACAAAAGCCTGTGATGCATTTTACCGACAGAAAAGTATATTCTCTCATACATATAATGCTTGAGATCCATCTGTTGTTCCGTTGAAGAACCATAATCAATCATTACAAGCAGTTGTTCCACTAATCAGACTCTGTGTGTGTTTTAATAGAATGTGGCCAGAGCCTGAAGCTAATGTTGTATCAAGGGAAGCTTCAGATGAACGGTTGCATTTAGTATCAGACGACTGTGATTCTTCTAAAGTAAGCTTTCTAATCTAGTTAAGTTTGGTAGTGTCATGAACCCCTAGAAGGGTTTTCTTGATTCATAGCCATATTCTCCATGTCTATTCAGAAAAGTTTGAAGCTTGAATCAAAAGACAGCCTTGGAGAAGCTTACAAGAGTCCAGATGCTATTCAGTAAGTGAAAAACAATCACTTTCATTGGTTCTTTTCAACTCAAATTGTGGTTTTGTATTTGAGCCGCTTGAAAATGGTGTTACTCAGAACACTGGACAAAACAATTTCGACTCTAGAAATGGAATTAGTAGCTGCAAGAGCCGCGCAAGAATCAATCATGAATGGCTCACCAGTGTCTGATGATTTCAAACTCCCTGAAACCGCCACCAGAAGAAAGTATCTGATGGTCGTTGGGGTAAACACTGCCTTTAGCAGCAGAAAGCGCAGGGACTCGGTCCGTGCTACCTGGATGCCTCCCGGTATGCTAATCTAAGCTCACAGGTTTCAGCCTTTTTAAGTATATTGTTCTTGGGACTGAACATGTGTCCTCTTCTAGGTGAGGATAGAAAGAAGCTTGAGGAAGACAAAGGGATCATAATGCGGTTTGTAATAGGCCATAGGTAACACCTTTACCTTAGACTGGCACATATCGTTGTTGATTCCTGTACTGATTGAGTTTCTTTCGTGCTGCAGTGCCACTCCTGGTGGGATTCTTGATAGAGCGATTCAGGCTGAAGAAAGTAAACATGGAGACTTCTTGAGACTGGTAAGGAGTCTTTGCTacgtttttttttatgttcgtagctttttgttttctaaattcTTATGTTTATTTTGAGCAGGATCACGTTGAAGGGTACCTGGAGCTGTCAGCAAAGACTAAATCTTACTTTACCACGGCTTATGCGTTGTGGGATGCAGACTTCTACGTGAAAGTCGATGATGATGTTCATGTAAACATAGGTGAGAGTTATCTCAATTGTTATGTTTCTTGTCATCTCAGTTTGCTCACTTCTGTTTACGGATACCCTCTGCAGCTACACTGGGAGCTGAACTAGCAAGATACCGGATGAAGCCTCGAGTCTACATTGGATGCATGAAGTCTGGACCCGTTCTTGCTCAGAAGTAAGCTTTTCAGTTTTCACCTTCAAGAGAGACTACTTTAATATCATTACCAATGTTTTGTTCCACACTCATTTCTCATTTGCATTGTTAGAGGAGTGAGATATCATGAACCGGAGTACTGGAAATTTGGAGAAGAGGGTAACAAGTACTTCCGCCATGCCACTGGTCAGCTCTACGCAATTTCCAGGGAACTGGCGTCTTACATATCCATAAACCAG
It encodes:
- the LOC103834826 gene encoding uncharacterized protein LOC103834826 isoform X1; amino-acid sequence: MSRLWAKVAGLFRSKSFIGADKTGNKYFSRMEEIDGLVKEKRWVVFRREEDPTSVPVEWICWLNGQRKRAPTPEEMAELEARRERVKLNVARLKREEEERKAREGTGRKITSIGKVEGPDLSSFVRHFPPDSKGDKPEEASEEADQSRVKEHEPEIVTAEPPEPKTTEPSGSGSSFRPGTWQPPS
- the LOC103834826 gene encoding uncharacterized protein LOC103834826 isoform X2 encodes the protein MKEKRWVVFRREEDPTSVPVEWICWLNGQRKRAPTPEEMAELEARRERVKLNVARLKREEEERKAREGTGRKITSIGKVEGPDLSSFVRHFPPDSKGDKPEEASEEADQSRVKEHEPEIVTAEPPEPKTTEPSGSGSSFRPGTWQPPS
- the LOC103834827 gene encoding uncharacterized protein LOC103834827 is translated as MKGLSTSPVRRNDGFHRYLKPGALAQIRNTRLNTRSNSSLALSLPSRVDPPDATPTTMDQMPDLLSKIYGGPFRIGRKKLGPARSVLRTMLDLNPPSPNSTLESTSNGNNNVLSIVDVLVAH
- the LOC103834828 gene encoding probable beta-1,3-galactosyltransferase 4 isoform X1, which produces MSMKHHHRGGLELSASKSFVSKKLTFFLCIGFFCAGTLFSDRMWPEPEANVVSREASDERLHLVSDDCDSSKKSLKLESKDSLGEAYKSPDAIQTLDKTISTLEMELVAARAAQESIMNGSPVSDDFKLPETATRRKYLMVVGVNTAFSSRKRRDSVRATWMPPGEDRKKLEEDKGIIMRFVIGHSATPGGILDRAIQAEESKHGDFLRLDHVEGYLELSAKTKSYFTTAYALWDADFYVKVDDDVHVNIATLGAELARYRMKPRVYIGCMKSGPVLAQKGVRYHEPEYWKFGEEGNKYFRHATGQLYAISRELASYISINQNVLHKYVNEDVSLGSWFLGLDVEHVDDRRLCCGTTDCEWKAQAGNMCVASFDWSCSGICRSADRMKDVHRRCGEGPNALLAASF
- the LOC103834828 gene encoding probable beta-1,3-galactosyltransferase 4 isoform X2; translation: MSMKHHHRGGLELSASKSFVSKKLTFFLCIGFFCAGTLFSDRMWPEPEANVVSREASDERLHLVSDDCDSSKKSLKLESKDSLGEAYKSPDAIQTLDKTISTLEMELVAARAAQESIMNGSPVSDDFKLPETATRRKYLMVVGVNTAFSSRKRRDSVRATWMPPGEDRKKLEEDKGIIMRFVIGHSATPGGILDRAIQAEESKHGDFLRLDHVEGYLELSAKTKSYFTTAYALWDADFYVKVDDDVHVNIATLGAELARYRMKPRVYIGCMKSGPVLAQKSALRNFQGTGVLHIHKPKRASQVCE